In the genome of Pseudanabaena sp. BC1403, one region contains:
- a CDS encoding transposase, which translates to MQIPHLYLQLQQQMRQWIKPKDKRHLQGFAEAVAAILQSGSASLSHWLPYLSHRDCKARSQMERLNYFVHNPRIIAETFYNPLLKHFLQAFAGASLEVALDTSMLWDKFCLIEVCLIWGGRSICLAQVVLEHRSATVGFEDYRPVLEQVLTLLPPKSTVTLLADRGFEHGELIRWLNRNRWSWAIRAKTDLQVTLATGSTKSVEQLIPPSEQAYLFPDVTVLGDINCHLATANLAMANGSWAVLTAISPSLQTFALYGRRFGGIEPHFKDYKSGAFDIVSSHLRDAQALTCLFMLLATASLIALILGMMLVRLGQRAWIDWHDHRGLSFLQLGLRQLHSLLYQQKLLPQLEILPKSNPPPACASIAKREMLDFRIEFSRVTTVSR; encoded by the coding sequence ATGCAAATACCCCACCTCTATCTTCAACTACAACAACAAATGCGTCAATGGATTAAGCCAAAAGATAAACGACATCTGCAAGGATTTGCTGAGGCAGTAGCCGCAATATTACAATCAGGAAGTGCAAGTCTGAGTCATTGGTTGCCCTATTTGAGCCATCGGGACTGCAAAGCAAGGAGCCAAATGGAAAGACTAAACTACTTTGTGCATAATCCGCGCATCATAGCTGAAACATTCTATAACCCATTGCTGAAGCACTTTCTGCAAGCATTTGCAGGAGCATCGTTAGAAGTGGCTCTAGATACGAGTATGCTATGGGATAAATTTTGTTTGATAGAAGTATGCTTGATTTGGGGAGGACGGTCGATTTGCTTGGCACAAGTAGTGCTGGAACATCGCAGCGCCACAGTTGGCTTTGAGGATTATCGTCCAGTATTAGAGCAAGTCCTTACCCTATTGCCACCGAAAAGCACGGTGACCTTACTTGCTGACCGAGGTTTTGAACATGGGGAATTAATCCGTTGGTTAAATCGAAATCGATGGTCTTGGGCAATTCGAGCAAAGACCGATCTGCAAGTGACTTTAGCCACAGGTTCAACCAAGAGTGTGGAACAACTGATACCACCCTCAGAGCAAGCTTATCTATTCCCTGATGTTACGGTGCTGGGTGATATTAATTGTCACTTAGCTACGGCAAATCTAGCAATGGCTAACGGTTCATGGGCTGTACTTACCGCTATTTCGCCATCATTACAGACCTTTGCTCTTTATGGCAGACGCTTCGGTGGGATTGAGCCTCATTTTAAGGATTACAAGTCTGGGGCTTTTGATATTGTTAGCTCTCATCTTCGTGATGCTCAAGCTCTCACTTGTTTATTTATGCTCCTTGCCACGGCTTCCTTGATTGCTTTGATTCTCGGTATGATGTTGGTGCGTTTGGGGCAAAGGGCTTGGATTGATTGGCATGATCATCGCGGTTTGAGTTTTCTGCAACTCGGTCTTCGTCAACTTCACAGCCTTCTTTACCAGCAGAAACTACTTCCTCAATTAGAGATTTTGCCTAAAAGTAACCCTCCTCCTGCCTGTGCTTCTATTGCCAAACGAGAAATGTTAGATTTTCGTATTGAATTTTCTCGTGTTACCACTGTCTCAAGATGA
- a CDS encoding DUF4157 domain-containing protein, which produces MFTSDFEKKPTQSTASVKPTTSFFQTRAFAPPQTDESAPPPQYRYSENIQEKLINQPSTQSSDTRIQAKPKEPLRAIASLREIQAKLNIGEPNDKYEKEADVTAARVVHQINSPNNPSVNSSIQDPPIQRQELGEEQELGERQKLQRKPLLQRLQRRKDIAKGEASSDLESSIQSARGRGQSLDKKLQRSMGQAMAADFSNVTVHTDSQSDQLNKSIQAKAFTTGQDVFFRQGEYNPNSKSGQELIAHELTHVVQQDANKIKRMMNEDESPKTIQKIVREVKEEKGWTGANYSEDWECINICNEVKQRISGWELCTVSGYVLVAGGIIPEGTRNGNTGGIENYWRFEMHVYLRNNDGELYDPTFERAIEEGDIEVGVKDEGMWGGEDTEFDYWRFDMGGGMVGTGGESGCFYLFPTEKLLIEAVADHTTDVGRFWQVIDSDDDEEE; this is translated from the coding sequence ATGTTTACGTCAGATTTTGAAAAAAAGCCTACCCAATCTACAGCTTCAGTAAAACCCACAACTTCGTTTTTCCAAACTAGAGCCTTTGCCCCACCACAGACGGATGAATCCGCCCCCCCTCCTCAATATAGATATTCTGAAAATATTCAAGAAAAACTAATCAATCAACCCAGCACGCAGTCGTCTGATACACGCATTCAAGCAAAACCCAAAGAACCCTTGAGGGCGATCGCAAGCTTAAGGGAGATCCAAGCTAAATTGAATATTGGTGAACCAAACGATAAGTATGAAAAAGAAGCAGATGTGACTGCGGCAAGGGTTGTTCATCAAATTAATTCTCCCAATAATCCATCAGTCAATTCATCCATTCAAGATCCACCAATTCAACGCCAAGAATTGGGGGAAGAACAAGAATTGGGAGAAAGGCAAAAATTACAAAGGAAGCCTTTATTGCAAAGATTGCAAAGACGGAAAGATATTGCTAAAGGAGAAGCATCATCGGATTTAGAGTCATCAATTCAAAGTGCAAGGGGGCGTGGTCAGTCCCTAGATAAAAAACTGCAACGGTCAATGGGACAAGCGATGGCAGCAGACTTTAGTAATGTGACGGTACATACAGATTCACAGTCTGACCAATTAAATAAGTCAATTCAGGCAAAAGCATTTACAACAGGTCAAGATGTATTTTTTAGGCAAGGGGAATATAACCCAAACAGTAAATCTGGGCAGGAATTGATTGCTCATGAGTTGACTCATGTGGTGCAGCAAGATGCCAATAAAATAAAACGGATGATGAATGAAGATGAAAGCCCGAAGACCATACAGAAAATAGTCAGAGAGGTTAAGGAGGAGAAAGGTTGGACAGGTGCTAATTACAGTGAGGACTGGGAGTGTATAAATATATGCAATGAGGTGAAGCAAAGAATTTCCGGGTGGGAGTTATGTACAGTGTCTGGCTATGTGTTAGTAGCAGGAGGAATAATACCTGAAGGGACGAGGAATGGGAATACGGGAGGGATAGAGAACTATTGGAGGTTTGAGATGCACGTCTACCTGCGCAATAATGATGGTGAATTATACGATCCAACGTTTGAAAGAGCAATCGAGGAGGGCGACATAGAGGTAGGTGTGAAGGACGAAGGTATGTGGGGCGGGGAAGATACAGAGTTTGATTATTGGAGGTTTGATATGGGAGGTGGGATGGTTGGCACGGGAGGAGAATCGGGGTGTTTCTACCTATTCCCCACGGAGAAACTGCTGATTGAAGCGGTGGCAGATCACACTACGGATGTAGGAAGATTTTGGCAGGTAATTGATAGTGACGATGACGAAGAGGAATAG